One Tamandua tetradactyla isolate mTamTet1 chromosome 20, mTamTet1.pri, whole genome shotgun sequence DNA segment encodes these proteins:
- the LOC143664212 gene encoding NUT family member 2G-like: MKPGVSLYPFTAQPISLPPPAPPHPLPGVQHPLPILNPSIPPGTFLVQPAFPGTLLVTGNGGPVTSGPGADRAIFQVWNQGGSTAAPQTQTFLLPQNPHISTASGILAGGGQLPPPMILTASTVQTIRPDTAVGGTQAAVGGWWPGIPPQAPPPVSQLTPIFPPGNATSMPQGSSREGGPVSTHMKPSQDDSQNPNSVYENFRRWQRYKSLARMHFCLSPDTEAFSCFLIPVLRSLARRKPNMPLEEGLHRAVQEWQHTSNFDRMIYYEMAGKFMEFEIEEESQIETVKERNHSHRPPVPAPPNLDLQVPSGTVESQQTVPIPKKSSPKGQGPKKQQHRHRHSLKKKAPEEIPLEAIKEYIDIMDWLEGTLPCDSEKTEGKWEGEDNDEQQEQHEMYPDPELLSYLDKLCAEEDFITKVEAVIHPRFLEELLSPGEDIDFLTLIEELQQEEGLTATQLVEKRLLALKDGEGVKATPSYDIPRMDSVTSMGEKSHGTDCSDDYGSLLGDKININTPQCDGRGDNNLDIPKDLAVSQRRQECPYIMTTQFTSPCSSPTLGSRDKETHQETSSARETSRPADRSSGDEEEELPSLAFLLAPGYRLLPWASFRHTHSNSGHLPTRAQGAQRASQNLSSKNRGLSHTPCTAATSPRRAVSDSPSSAEKTPQLVTESGVPGRLLSALNLVRNTQPQKRK; this comes from the exons ATGAAGCCTGGAGTCTCCCTGTATCCTTTCACTGCACAGCCCAtttccctgccccctcctgccccaCCACACCCACTTCCCGGGGTACAGCACCCACTGCCCATCCTGAATCCATCTATCCCTCCTGGCACCTTTCTAGTGCAGCCTGCTTTCCCCGGGACACTACTGGTGACAGGAAATGGGGGCCCTGTCACCAGTGGGCCTGGAGCTGACAGGGCCATTTTCCAAGTCTGGAACCAAGGGGGATCAACTGCAGCTCCACAAACTCAGACCTTTCTCCTTCCTCAGAACCCCCACATTTCGACTGCCTCAGGGATCCTTGCCGGGGGTGGTCAGCTTCCCCCTCCCATGATCTTGACAGCTTCTACAGTGCAGACCATTAGACCTGACACTGCTGTGGGGGGCACCCAGGCTGCTGTGGGCGGTTGGTGGCCCGGCATTCCCCCTCAAGCTCCACCACCAGTTTCCCAGCTGACCCCCATTTTTCCTCCAGGAAATGCTACATCTATGCCACAGGGGTCCTCCAGGGAGGGAGGCCCTGTGTCCACCCACATGAAGCCCTCACAGGATGACTCCCAGAACCCGAACAGTGTTTACGAGAACTTCCGACGGTGGCAGCGCTACAAGTCCCTGGCCCGGATGCACTTCTGCCTTAGTCCTGATACTGAAGCTTTTTCCTGCTTTCTAAT CCCAGTGCTTCGATCCCTGGCCCGTCGGAAGCCCAATATGCCCCTGGAGGAGGGACTGCATAGAGCCGTGCAGGAATGGCAACACACGAGCAACTTTGACAGGATGATTTACTACGAGATGGCAGGAAA GTTTATGGAGTTTGAGATTGAGGAAGAAAGTCAGATTGAGACAGTGAAGGAGAGAAATCATTCCCATCGACCTCCCGTTCCAGCTCCTCCAAACCTTGATCTTCAGGTGCCCTCGGGCACTGTGGAAAGCCAACAGACAG TGCCTATTCCAAAGAAGTCAAGCCCTAAGGGGCAGGGTCCAAAAAAACAGCAACACAGGCACCGGCACAGTCTGAAGAAGAAGGCACCTGAGGAGATTCCACTTGAAGCCATCAAAGAGTATATTGACATCATGgattggctggagggaacttTGCCCTGTGACTCTGAGAAGACAGAAGGGAAGTGGGAAGGGGAAGATAATGATGAGCAGCAGGAACAGCATGAAATGTATCCAGACCCAGAACTCCTGAGCTACTTGGACAAGCTGTGTGCAGAGGAAGACTTTATTACAAAG GTAGAGGCTGTCATTCACCCTCGATTCCTGGAAGAATTGCTTTCCCCTGGAGAAGATATAGATTTCTTGACCCTAATAGAAGAGCTGCAACAGGAGGAAGGACTCACTGCCACACAG CTGGTTGAGAAACGTCTTCTGGCCTTGAAAGATGGAGAGGGTGTGAAAGCCACCCCAAGTTATGACATACCCAGAATGGACTCGGTGACTTCCATGGGCGAGAAGAGCCATGGAACAGACTGCAGCGATGACTATGGCTCACTTCTAGGggataaaattaatattaacacCCCACAGTGTGATGGCAGAGGAGACAACAACCTGGATATCCCTAAGGACCTTGCTGTGTCtcaaagaagacaagaatgtcctTATATCATGACCACACAATTCACATCTCCTTGCAGTTCCCCTACTTTGGGAAGCAGGGATAAGGAAACTCATCAAGAAACATCCTCTGCAAGGGAAACTTCCAGGCCAGCAGACAGGTCCAGTGGAGATGAGGAGGAGGAGCTCCCAAGCCTTGCCTTTCTCTTGGCGCCTGGGTATCGCCTACTGCCATGGGCAAGTTTCAGGCATACTCACTCTAACTCCGGTCATCTGCCTACTAGAGCTCAAGGGGCCCAGCGAGCATCCCAGAATTTATCTTCTAAGAACAGAGGTCTCAGTCATACTCCATGTACTGCTGCCACTTCTCCAAGGAGAGCTGTTTCTGATAGCCCATCTTCTGCTGAAAAGACACCCCAACTAGTGACTGAGTCTGGGGTCCCTGGGAGGCTACTCTCAGCATTGAATTTGGTTAGAAACACTCAACCTCAAAAAAGAAAGTGA